The Methanoculleus marisnigri JR1 genome window below encodes:
- a CDS encoding winged helix-turn-helix transcriptional regulator → MDDVNLPPSSRKILLLLEGGGALTHKELVRLSSLAPRTVRYALKRLKDNDMIVEKFNFRDARQILYEYKDSQMVSAQ, encoded by the coding sequence ATGGATGATGTGAACCTTCCCCCCTCCTCGAGAAAGATCCTCCTGCTTTTAGAGGGCGGGGGTGCCCTGACCCACAAGGAGCTCGTCCGCCTCAGCAGCCTTGCCCCCCGCACCGTCCGGTATGCTTTAAAACGACTCAAAGACAACGATATGATCGTGGAGAAGTTCAACTTCAGGGATGCCCGGCAGATCCTCTACGAGTACAAAGACTCCCAGATGGTGTCTGCGCAATGA
- the codB gene encoding cytosine permease has translation MRTERGGEPGWSSTEDYPLSAVPDEARRGFWPMTLVLLGFTFFSATMWGGATIGVAFPFWPDLALVILLGSAILAFYVAGLGYVGFRSGLSTVLSARFAFGDAGSRWPDILLGLTQVGWYAWGTATITIVLARLLDLDPGWKAPLMLVFGFVFCLTAYIGYRGIAALSWISVPAMLLLIAASASVALRDAGSAADLLPPGTVEALTVAEALTIVVGTFVSGGTQVANWTRFSGSARTAVGSTFLAFFFGNGLMVAVGAFGAAVYGLSDIVEVLAVQGLLSAGILMLFLNIWTTQDNTIYNFSVAGCHFFRTERRRLVTFAGAAAGTALALLGMYNWLIPYMTLLGTFIPPLGGVIMADFFVRHRGRYPAPGEEAVPRFNLQGIAAYAVGSLAALLVPGIPPVNGIVAAFLAYACLVRLPAHINRSNRSRETRQMGQVSGGSFRAQR, from the coding sequence ATTCGGACCGAACGGGGCGGCGAGCCGGGATGGAGCAGCACGGAGGATTATCCGCTCTCCGCGGTCCCGGACGAGGCGCGGCGTGGATTCTGGCCGATGACACTGGTGCTGCTCGGATTCACCTTCTTCTCCGCCACGATGTGGGGCGGCGCGACCATCGGGGTTGCGTTCCCGTTCTGGCCCGATCTCGCTCTGGTCATCCTCCTCGGGAGCGCGATACTCGCGTTCTATGTCGCCGGCCTCGGGTACGTCGGCTTCAGGAGCGGCCTTTCCACCGTCCTCTCCGCGCGGTTCGCCTTCGGGGACGCGGGGAGCCGATGGCCCGACATCCTCCTCGGGCTCACTCAGGTCGGATGGTATGCCTGGGGAACCGCGACGATCACGATCGTCCTTGCCCGCCTGCTGGACCTTGATCCGGGGTGGAAAGCGCCCCTGATGCTCGTCTTCGGGTTCGTCTTCTGCCTGACGGCGTATATCGGCTACCGCGGGATTGCAGCCCTCTCGTGGATCTCGGTTCCGGCGATGCTCCTCCTCATCGCCGCAAGCGCCTCGGTCGCCCTCAGGGACGCCGGGAGTGCGGCCGATCTCCTCCCGCCGGGCACCGTGGAGGCGCTTACGGTCGCCGAAGCGCTCACGATCGTCGTCGGCACCTTCGTCTCCGGCGGCACCCAGGTCGCGAACTGGACCCGCTTCTCCGGGTCGGCGCGCACCGCCGTCGGTTCTACGTTCCTCGCCTTCTTCTTCGGGAACGGACTGATGGTCGCCGTCGGGGCCTTCGGTGCCGCCGTCTACGGCCTCTCCGACATCGTCGAGGTTCTGGCGGTTCAGGGTCTTCTTTCCGCCGGCATCCTGATGCTCTTCTTGAACATCTGGACGACCCAGGACAACACCATCTACAACTTCTCGGTTGCCGGCTGCCACTTCTTCAGGACAGAACGCCGAAGGCTGGTCACCTTCGCCGGCGCCGCTGCAGGGACAGCCCTCGCGCTCCTCGGGATGTACAACTGGTTGATCCCCTACATGACCCTCCTCGGAACGTTCATCCCTCCGCTCGGCGGGGTGATCATGGCCGACTTCTTCGTCCGCCACCGGGGACGCTACCCCGCACCCGGGGAGGAGGCCGTCCCCCGGTTCAACCTGCAGGGGATCGCGGCGTATGCTGTCGGCTCTCTCGCCGCCCTCCTGGTTCCGGGCATCCCCCCGGTGAACGGCATCGTCGCCGCGTTCCTCGCCTACGCCTGTCTCGTCCGGCTCCCGGCTCACATAAACCGCTCGAACCGGTCGCGGGAGACCCGGCAGATGGGGCAGGTCTCGGGCGGCTCGTTCCGGGCGCAGAGGTAG
- a CDS encoding ferredoxin-thioredoxin reductase catalytic domain-containing protein, producing MPGTVSDGEVDRLMRDLEVEVEAGGYHLNPDREFTRDLVRGLLANRERYGYISCPCRLASGDRDDDLDIICPCDYRDPDLADYGACYCALYVTADVERGKRAAAPVPERRPGPAERKRQREERALVGRAPGTLNYPVWRCRVCGYLCARNEPPETCPICRVSRDRFERFM from the coding sequence GTGCCCGGCACAGTGAGTGACGGCGAGGTGGACCGGCTCATGCGCGACCTCGAAGTCGAGGTGGAGGCCGGCGGATACCACCTCAATCCCGACCGGGAGTTCACCCGCGACCTGGTCCGGGGTCTGCTCGCGAACCGGGAGCGGTACGGTTACATCTCCTGCCCCTGCAGGCTTGCTTCGGGAGACCGGGACGACGACCTTGACATCATCTGCCCCTGCGACTACCGGGACCCCGATCTCGCCGATTACGGGGCCTGCTACTGCGCGCTCTACGTCACCGCCGACGTGGAGAGGGGGAAGCGTGCCGCCGCCCCCGTCCCGGAACGCCGGCCGGGGCCTGCGGAGCGCAAGCGGCAGAGAGAGGAGCGCGCCTTGGTGGGCCGCGCACCGGGGACCCTGAACTACCCGGTCTGGCGGTGCCGGGTCTGCGGCTACCTCTGCGCCCGGAACGAGCCGCCCGAGACCTGCCCCATCTGCCGGGTCTCCCGCGACCGGTTCGAGCGGTTTATGTGA
- a CDS encoding glutaredoxin family protein, with translation MQRVPGVDRGRVVLYALSTCGWCARTKELLTDLGVGFSYVYVDLLAGEERDHVVREVERWNPQVSFPTVVIDEAKVIVGFREEEIREAVGARHSE, from the coding sequence ATGCAGCGCGTGCCTGGAGTCGACCGCGGCAGAGTGGTGCTTTACGCCCTGAGCACCTGCGGTTGGTGTGCTCGGACGAAGGAACTTCTCACCGACCTCGGCGTCGGGTTCTCGTACGTCTACGTGGATCTGCTTGCGGGGGAGGAGCGCGATCATGTGGTCAGGGAGGTCGAACGCTGGAACCCCCAGGTCTCGTTTCCGACGGTCGTCATCGACGAGGCGAAGGTGATCGTGGGGTTCAGGGAAGAGGAGATCCGGGAGGCGGTCGGTGCCCGGCACAGTGAGTGA